One window of the Candidatus Beckwithbacteria bacterium genome contains the following:
- a CDS encoding DEAD/DEAH box helicase, which produces MYQRSKRSGNYRFSQRPKFNGNGGKRNIKTFSDISKFIHRARDVGQNEIYQPKTNFENLAIDESLKANISKKGYTLPTPIQDETITHILAGKDLLGIANTGTGKTGAFLIPLLNKVLQNPSEQVLIMAPTRELALQIQHEFFSLSSQTGISSVLCIGGTSMYQQKDNLSRKYNFVIGTPGRLKDLINQRALHISSFGSVVLDEVDRMLDMGFIHDIKTILSSLPSQRQTLFFSATASGEILELIHGFSKDLVTVSVKYTDTAETIDQDIVKFKGSENKLEVLNNLLRQDGFNKVLIFGRTKHGVRKLSEKLNYSGFRTDSIHGNKSQPQRERALRSFRQNRVNILVATDVAARGLDIDGVTHVINYDLPESYENYIHRIGRTGRANHQGKALTFVE; this is translated from the coding sequence ATGTATCAAAGATCAAAACGATCGGGTAATTACCGCTTTTCCCAAAGACCCAAATTTAATGGCAATGGTGGCAAGCGGAATATCAAAACATTTTCCGATATTTCTAAATTTATTCACCGAGCCAGAGATGTAGGCCAAAATGAGATTTATCAGCCCAAAACCAATTTTGAAAACTTAGCTATTGATGAAAGCTTAAAAGCTAATATTTCTAAAAAAGGGTATACCCTACCAACGCCAATTCAAGATGAAACTATCACTCACATTTTAGCTGGCAAGGACCTACTGGGAATTGCCAATACTGGTACCGGTAAAACCGGTGCCTTCCTGATTCCCTTACTCAATAAAGTCTTGCAAAATCCCAGTGAACAAGTGCTTATTATGGCTCCAACCAGAGAACTAGCTTTACAAATCCAACATGAATTTTTTAGTCTCAGTAGTCAGACTGGCATTAGTTCAGTGCTTTGTATTGGTGGAACCAGTATGTACCAGCAAAAAGATAATCTGAGCAGAAAATATAACTTTGTGATTGGAACTCCGGGAAGGCTAAAAGACCTAATCAACCAAAGGGCCTTACATATTTCCAGTTTCGGCTCAGTGGTTTTGGATGAAGTTGACCGGATGCTTGATATGGGATTTATTCATGATATTAAAACAATTCTTAGCTCCTTACCAAGCCAGAGACAAACTTTGTTTTTTTCAGCTACGGCTTCAGGGGAAATTTTAGAGCTAATTCATGGTTTTTCCAAAGACTTAGTTACAGTTTCGGTTAAATACACTGATACAGCTGAAACCATTGATCAAGACATTGTTAAATTCAAGGGATCGGAAAACAAATTAGAGGTTTTAAATAACCTGTTGCGTCAAGATGGTTTTAATAAAGTTTTAATATTTGGTCGGACTAAGCATGGAGTCAGAAAACTATCTGAAAAACTAAACTACAGTGGTTTTCGGACCGACTCAATTCATGGCAATAAATCCCAGCCGCAAAGGGAACGGGCACTACGAAGTTTCCGCCAAAACAGAGTTAATATTTTAGTGGCTACTGATGTAGCTGCCAGAGGCTTGGATATTGACGGGGTTACTCATGTGATCAATTATGATCTGCCTGAGAGCTATGAAAACTATATCCATCGAATTGGCCGGACCGGGCGGGCCAACCATCAAGGCAAAGCCTTAACGTTCGTTGAATAA
- a CDS encoding bifunctional metallophosphatase/5'-nucleotidase, which translates to MKTKKFTILHSNDMHGDFLAEVSGQKGELIGGLALLSGYINKVRSEEENVLYVISGDMVQGSLIDAEYKGISTMEIMNYLAPDVVALGNHEFDYGLPHLLFLEKMANFPIVNANLYIKKYMRRLMQPYKIINKAGFDILFTGIITEKIMDALAMDKLVGSFVTLEEASSEVGKICDAYKKDDIDLTILLTHIGFDSDIALAKMLKREWGVDMIIGGHSHTVLDHPKKVNKILIAQAGVGTNQIGRFDIEVDDETNSIIKYTWQLIPINNKLAKPDQNLLDYINDYKKKVDQKYSALVCKLARKLTHPKREIETSLGNLIADIFAQNAECDVMFVGSGSIRVAELGPMVSLGDLRACFPYDDSLHRFSVSGEELKKVFAHIMRPTNRDGEGECYQVNVGVEAIYSDAKQQLIGLKIADQTVLDTKLYKIAMQGYHYNNASTYLGIDKKYIQTLPDHKVVASSAQAVLEEYLRNHQNIDSQVENRLIYKK; encoded by the coding sequence ATGAAAACTAAAAAATTTACCATTCTCCATAGTAATGACATGCATGGTGATTTTCTAGCAGAAGTTTCAGGCCAAAAAGGCGAACTCATTGGTGGCTTAGCTTTGTTATCTGGCTATATTAATAAAGTCCGAAGCGAAGAAGAAAACGTCCTCTACGTCATTTCTGGAGACATGGTTCAAGGTTCTTTGATTGATGCTGAGTATAAAGGTATTTCCACCATGGAGATTATGAACTATCTAGCTCCTGATGTAGTAGCGCTGGGTAATCATGAGTTTGACTATGGCCTACCCCACTTGCTTTTTTTGGAAAAAATGGCTAACTTCCCAATTGTAAACGCCAACCTTTATATTAAAAAATATATGCGGCGGCTGATGCAACCATATAAAATTATCAATAAAGCTGGTTTCGACATTCTCTTTACTGGTATTATCACGGAAAAAATCATGGATGCTTTAGCTATGGACAAGCTGGTTGGTAGTTTTGTAACCTTGGAAGAAGCTAGTAGTGAAGTTGGGAAAATTTGTGATGCCTATAAAAAAGATGATATTGATCTGACTATTCTATTAACTCATATTGGTTTTGACTCAGATATAGCTTTAGCTAAAATGCTCAAACGTGAATGGGGAGTGGATATGATTATCGGGGGCCACTCACATACAGTTTTAGATCATCCTAAAAAAGTCAATAAAATTTTGATAGCTCAAGCTGGAGTTGGAACCAATCAGATTGGCCGCTTTGATATTGAAGTAGATGATGAGACTAATAGTATTATCAAGTATACATGGCAGCTGATTCCGATTAATAATAAACTGGCTAAACCAGACCAAAACCTGCTTGATTATATTAATGATTACAAAAAGAAAGTCGATCAAAAATATAGCGCTTTGGTTTGTAAATTGGCCCGAAAACTGACTCATCCGAAGCGAGAAATTGAAACTTCACTTGGTAATTTAATAGCTGATATTTTTGCCCAAAATGCGGAATGCGATGTCATGTTTGTGGGTTCTGGTTCAATCAGAGTGGCTGAGCTTGGACCAATGGTCAGCCTTGGTGATCTAAGAGCCTGCTTTCCTTATGATGACAGCTTGCACCGTTTTAGTGTAAGTGGAGAGGAGCTGAAAAAAGTTTTTGCTCACATTATGCGACCCACTAACCGTGATGGTGAGGGTGAATGTTACCAAGTCAATGTTGGAGTTGAAGCTATTTATAGTGATGCCAAGCAGCAGCTTATTGGCCTGAAAATTGCTGATCAAACTGTTTTAGACACTAAACTATACAAAATTGCCATGCAGGGCTATCACTACAATAATGCTAGTACCTACTTAGGCATTGATAAAAAATATATCCAAACCTTACCGGATCACAAAGTAGTAGCGAGCTCGGCCCAAGCAGTACTTGAAGAATACTTGCGAAACCATCAGAATATTGATAGTCAGGTTGAAAATCGGTTGATTTATAAAAAATAA
- a CDS encoding lipoprotein, whose translation MKKIILLFLFLLVLASCNEKKDEQRAKGISESQFQYNFKTLKQALDQGYGLECVYADESGTKIKAFIQGTSVKTMGMEPEDQAYKMLAKGQNMWTWDENKQVGSLTNLSNLNKDNDITMNGKSIRSSEDVIAVIEANRQSCATKTFSTAEFKVPANINIVSEE comes from the coding sequence ATGAAAAAAATTATTTTACTATTCTTATTTTTACTAGTTTTAGCTAGTTGTAATGAAAAAAAAGATGAGCAGCGGGCTAAAGGCATTTCCGAGTCGCAGTTTCAATACAACTTTAAGACACTTAAACAAGCCCTTGATCAAGGGTATGGACTGGAATGTGTTTACGCAGATGAGTCTGGTACTAAAATCAAAGCTTTTATTCAAGGTACTTCTGTTAAAACTATGGGAATGGAACCAGAAGATCAAGCTTACAAAATGCTAGCCAAAGGTCAAAATATGTGGACCTGGGATGAAAATAAACAAGTTGGCAGTTTGACTAATCTGAGTAATTTAAATAAAGATAATGACATTACCATGAATGGTAAATCAATCAGGAGTTCAGAAGATGTGATTGCAGTAATCGAGGCCAATCGACAATCTTGTGCCACTAAAACTTTTTCGACTGCCGAATTTAAAGTGCCAGCCAATATAAACATAGTTAGTGAGGAATAA
- the arsM gene encoding arsenite methyltransferase, whose protein sequence is MIKKSQIKELVRSSYSQLAQGSGCGCKCSCSPVSNFALQRQTLKNAYSQTEMDSTPTGANLGLGCGNPTAIISLKKGQTVVDLGCGAGFDVFLAANKVSKTGKVIGVDFSQSMLSKAKTNAQKGGYTNTQFLKGDIEDLPIKDQAVDVVISNCVINLAPDKNKVFSETYRILKKGGRLMVSDVVLLKPLPQALKNDKELLTGCIAGAVLKEKYLELIKKAGFTKITVHSQTSSAITEYAVSISVSAQK, encoded by the coding sequence ATGATAAAAAAATCTCAGATCAAAGAACTGGTTCGTAGTTCTTATTCTCAGCTAGCTCAGGGTTCAGGTTGTGGTTGTAAATGCAGTTGTAGTCCGGTCAGCAATTTTGCCCTACAGCGTCAAACATTGAAAAATGCCTACAGCCAAACAGAAATGGATTCTACTCCTACCGGAGCAAATTTGGGATTAGGTTGTGGTAATCCTACTGCTATTATTTCCTTGAAAAAAGGCCAAACAGTAGTTGATTTAGGTTGTGGCGCTGGTTTTGATGTATTTTTGGCTGCTAATAAAGTGAGTAAAACTGGAAAAGTTATTGGCGTAGATTTTTCTCAGTCAATGCTTAGTAAGGCTAAGACCAATGCTCAAAAGGGTGGATATACAAACACGCAGTTTTTAAAAGGGGATATTGAAGATTTACCAATCAAAGACCAGGCGGTTGATGTAGTTATCAGTAATTGTGTGATTAATTTAGCTCCAGATAAAAATAAGGTTTTTAGTGAGACCTATCGGATTTTGAAAAAAGGTGGCAGATTGATGGTGTCAGATGTAGTTTTGCTAAAGCCACTGCCTCAAGCTTTAAAAAATGATAAGGAGTTACTGACGGGATGTATTGCTGGAGCAGTGCTCAAGGAAAAATATCTAGAACTGATTAAAAAGGCTGGTTTTACAAAGATTACAGTCCACAGTCAAACCTCTTCAGCAATCACCGAATACGCAGTCAGTATTTCTGTTTCTGCCCAAAAATAG
- a CDS encoding heavy-metal-associated domain-containing protein — protein sequence MVKLHLVNIKCQGCASSISNTLEKLGMTDISVDPEKQVVQFTGDAQTAKVKLLQMGYPEASSPEAKKLGPKAKSYISCMIGRTM from the coding sequence ATGGTCAAGCTTCATTTGGTCAATATTAAATGTCAGGGTTGTGCTAGTAGCATTAGTAATACTTTAGAAAAGCTTGGTATGACAGATATTAGCGTTGACCCTGAAAAGCAAGTAGTTCAATTTACTGGTGATGCTCAAACAGCTAAGGTCAAGCTTTTGCAAATGGGTTATCCCGAAGCAAGTAGTCCTGAAGCTAAGAAACTGGGACCCAAAGCTAAATCCTATATTTCTTGCATGATTGGTCGGACTATGTAA